Proteins co-encoded in one Actinomadura luteofluorescens genomic window:
- a CDS encoding ABC transporter permease, with amino-acid sequence MVDFLVTCLQAATPIWLAALAGLFAQRSGILHLGLEGLMLSGAFVATATAIRTGSVLVAVGAAIAVNLLLSLLFWVLVTHFKANVLIVGLGLSMTAAGATGYALVAFFDTEAAIESPVGLPRPLGAVGGPLGGLSVLTFAAFGLTWLSWWTIRRTRAGLKLSACGSDPFAARSAGVPVDLYRMAALQVAGLLCALAGTELSLAQVRSFSDNIAQGRGYLAFAAVLLGGVAPVGVSVASVFFGSALAFGIQSQLDFNGVLPPQFVLMLPYAATIAAISATVVIKRRRGEQPEVIMERTL; translated from the coding sequence GTGGTTGACTTCCTGGTGACCTGCCTGCAGGCCGCCACGCCCATCTGGCTGGCGGCGCTCGCCGGACTGTTCGCCCAGCGCAGCGGCATCCTGCACCTCGGGTTGGAGGGGCTGATGCTCAGCGGCGCGTTCGTCGCGACCGCCACTGCCATCCGCACCGGGTCGGTTCTCGTGGCCGTGGGCGCCGCCATCGCCGTGAACCTGCTGCTGTCGCTGCTGTTCTGGGTGCTGGTCACGCATTTCAAGGCGAACGTGCTCATCGTCGGGCTCGGCCTGTCGATGACCGCCGCCGGTGCGACCGGTTACGCCCTGGTGGCCTTCTTCGACACCGAGGCTGCCATCGAGTCGCCTGTCGGGCTGCCGCGGCCGCTCGGCGCGGTCGGCGGGCCGCTCGGCGGCCTGTCGGTGCTGACCTTCGCGGCGTTCGGGCTGACCTGGCTGTCGTGGTGGACGATCCGGCGGACCCGGGCCGGGCTGAAGCTCAGCGCCTGCGGCAGCGACCCGTTCGCGGCGCGCAGCGCCGGCGTCCCGGTGGACCTCTACCGGATGGCGGCGCTGCAGGTCGCCGGGTTGCTGTGCGCGCTGGCCGGTACTGAGTTGTCGCTGGCCCAGGTGCGGTCCTTCTCCGACAACATCGCGCAGGGCCGCGGTTACCTCGCCTTCGCGGCGGTCCTGCTCGGCGGGGTGGCCCCGGTCGGGGTGTCGGTGGCGTCAGTGTTCTTCGGGTCCGCGCTGGCCTTCGGCATCCAGTCGCAGCTGGATTTCAACGGGGTCCTGCCGCCGCAGTTCGTGCTCATGCTGCCCTACGCGGCGACCATCGCCGCCATCTCGGCCACGGTCGTGATCAAGCGGCGCCGGGGAGAGCAGCCGGAAGTGATCATGGAGCGAACGCTGTGA
- a CDS encoding peptidase inhibitor family I36 protein encodes MVLPWTPARALVITVAVGAVVACNAGAASADGSTAQEQINTQLRQYPGGVQTSPNEISYKGGRVTLTIPAGTGAAVDPCATGAYCFYDGPDFTGRKLTFRDCGGWQYLTDYGFGNKTSSWTNATSNTVKVYDEDVSPRALLWTENPSTASANVGSAPYNKADSFLTYCP; translated from the coding sequence ATGGTCCTCCCCTGGACGCCCGCCCGTGCCCTCGTGATCACTGTTGCGGTCGGCGCTGTAGTCGCCTGTAATGCCGGCGCCGCATCCGCGGACGGTTCCACCGCTCAGGAGCAGATCAACACGCAACTGCGCCAGTACCCCGGCGGGGTTCAGACCAGCCCGAACGAGATCTCCTACAAGGGCGGGAGGGTGACTCTGACCATCCCCGCCGGGACCGGGGCCGCCGTCGACCCGTGCGCGACCGGTGCCTACTGCTTCTACGACGGACCGGACTTCACCGGACGCAAGCTCACCTTCCGCGACTGCGGAGGCTGGCAGTACCTCACCGACTACGGCTTCGGCAACAAGACCTCGTCCTGGACCAACGCCACGTCGAACACCGTCAAGGTCTACGACGAGGACGTCTCCCCCCGCGCCCTGCTGTGGACCGAGAACCCCAGCACCGCTTCCGCCAACGTCGGCTCGGCCCCCTACAACAAGGCCGACTCGTTCCTCACCTACTGCCCCTAA
- a CDS encoding CapA family protein, with protein MAGHDRRFDGARRYGDHPQCRKAPPVISHLTATGDIVLTKSLAEVPTDPGFSALQEVLGASSCVLSSVELPFSDRGHPSDRILNFRARPELVHELAAFNLKVATLANNHSSDYGWDALDDTVRRLRSAGVTAIGAGEDLAAAEEAVVLEIAGRRVGILAWSCLLPLGAAAGPSKPGISPVHVETEWVVNGEFQLEEPGVPPVIRTRVRAADHERVIGRVREVRERVDVVVVTVHWGFGFGSARAEYQRVFGHALVDAGADLVLGHHVHAPQGVEVYRDRVIVYSPGNFVAQQPRENITPEIEEIYDAFSRDAFITVVDLAGGDVPQVSLVPIMTADHGLPVLADPENARRIADRLAVESADLDTVVAFDGARVTVTG; from the coding sequence ATGGCCGGACATGACCGCCGTTTCGACGGTGCGCGCCGGTACGGCGACCATCCGCAGTGCAGGAAGGCGCCGCCCGTGATCTCCCATCTGACCGCCACCGGTGACATCGTTCTCACCAAGTCCCTGGCCGAGGTCCCCACCGACCCCGGGTTCTCCGCGCTCCAGGAGGTGCTCGGAGCATCGTCCTGCGTGCTGTCGAGCGTTGAGCTGCCCTTCTCCGACCGGGGTCACCCCTCCGACCGGATCCTCAACTTCCGAGCGCGTCCGGAACTCGTCCATGAGCTGGCCGCCTTCAACCTGAAGGTGGCGACGCTCGCCAACAACCACAGTTCCGACTACGGCTGGGACGCCCTGGACGACACCGTGCGGAGACTGCGCTCGGCGGGAGTGACGGCGATCGGCGCGGGAGAGGATCTCGCGGCCGCCGAGGAGGCCGTCGTCCTGGAGATCGCCGGCCGTCGCGTGGGGATCCTCGCCTGGTCCTGCCTGCTGCCGCTGGGGGCCGCGGCCGGTCCGTCCAAGCCGGGCATCTCTCCCGTGCACGTGGAGACCGAGTGGGTGGTGAACGGGGAGTTCCAGTTGGAGGAACCGGGCGTGCCCCCGGTCATCCGCACTCGGGTACGCGCGGCCGACCACGAGCGGGTCATCGGCCGCGTGCGGGAAGTTCGGGAGCGCGTCGACGTCGTGGTGGTGACCGTGCACTGGGGATTCGGGTTCGGCAGTGCGCGCGCCGAGTACCAGCGGGTGTTCGGACACGCGCTCGTGGACGCGGGGGCCGACCTCGTCCTCGGCCACCACGTGCACGCCCCGCAGGGGGTGGAGGTGTACCGGGACCGGGTCATCGTGTACAGCCCGGGCAACTTCGTCGCCCAGCAGCCGAGGGAGAACATCACCCCGGAGATCGAGGAGATCTACGACGCGTTCAGCCGGGACGCCTTCATCACGGTCGTCGACCTGGCCGGCGGAGACGTCCCGCAGGTGTCACTGGTGCCGATCATGACGGCCGACCACGGGCTCCCCGTCCTGGCGGATCCGGAGAACGCCCGCCGTATCGCGGACCGGCTGGCCGTCGAATCGGCGGATCTCGACACCGTCGTCGCGTTCGACGGCGCTCGCGTGACCGTCACCGGTTGA
- a CDS encoding aminotransferase-like domain-containing protein, whose protein sequence is MLEVQRRMATLRDSSGNGRPLYERVAHEMSQAIRSGELRPGERLPSVRQLATDLGLSVTTVMSVYARLGDLGLVHGEAGRGTFVSEAPDLPQTAPPSSGGEAVGPVRGGSAWRRQVLAQTEARLKHSHPTARDLTRGGPDPRLLPLAVVKRAYRDVAARLQAQDLEYPATLSTEPELADALAKRLAHDGIETDADDMLVASSTQQFLALLAMLLQRRSPGETVLVGVEEPGYQTAMDTLEFHGLGLVPMPLDEAGVTVEGLLAAVDAGVSAVLFTPRAHSPTGCCWTAQRRRALADALAPHPDVWIIEDDQFAEAATLRPGSLYSEPRLRDRVVYLRSFSKSIAPDMRLAVALAKQPIRHPLTLAKSFADGWTSRTSQRVLAATLTDPRLDELLTEARTEYAHRRGRRPRGPPAGQRLPADRPVRPRVRHRRSARLGHAPRWL, encoded by the coding sequence ATGCTTGAGGTGCAACGGCGGATGGCGACCCTGCGAGACTCATCGGGCAACGGGCGTCCGCTCTACGAGCGAGTGGCGCATGAGATGTCCCAAGCGATCCGGTCAGGCGAGTTGCGCCCCGGTGAGCGGTTGCCGTCCGTCCGGCAACTGGCCACCGACCTGGGCCTCAGTGTCACGACCGTCATGAGCGTCTACGCCCGGCTCGGCGACCTCGGTCTGGTCCACGGGGAGGCCGGCCGCGGCACGTTCGTCAGCGAGGCTCCCGACCTTCCGCAGACGGCACCGCCCTCCAGCGGCGGTGAGGCCGTGGGCCCCGTTCGCGGGGGAAGCGCCTGGCGGCGCCAGGTCCTCGCCCAGACCGAGGCGCGCCTGAAGCACAGCCATCCCACCGCGCGCGACCTCACACGCGGCGGCCCGGACCCTCGGCTGCTTCCCTTGGCCGTCGTCAAGCGCGCCTACCGGGACGTCGCCGCCCGGTTGCAGGCGCAGGACCTGGAGTATCCGGCGACGCTGAGCACCGAGCCGGAACTGGCTGATGCCCTCGCCAAACGGCTTGCCCACGACGGGATCGAGACCGATGCCGACGACATGCTCGTCGCCAGTTCCACGCAGCAGTTCCTGGCGCTGCTCGCCATGCTGCTGCAACGTCGCTCCCCTGGCGAGACCGTCCTTGTGGGCGTCGAGGAGCCCGGTTACCAGACCGCCATGGACACCCTCGAATTCCACGGACTGGGGCTCGTCCCGATGCCGCTGGACGAGGCGGGGGTCACCGTCGAGGGGCTGCTCGCTGCCGTCGACGCGGGTGTCTCGGCCGTGCTGTTCACCCCGCGCGCCCACAGCCCGACCGGCTGCTGCTGGACGGCGCAACGCCGACGCGCGCTGGCAGACGCCCTCGCGCCCCATCCCGACGTCTGGATCATCGAGGACGACCAGTTCGCCGAGGCCGCGACCCTGCGACCAGGCTCGCTGTACAGCGAGCCCCGGCTACGGGACCGCGTCGTGTACCTCCGCTCATTCTCCAAGTCCATCGCCCCTGACATGCGACTGGCGGTGGCCCTCGCCAAGCAGCCGATCCGCCATCCGCTCACGCTGGCCAAGTCCTTCGCCGACGGATGGACGTCCCGGACGTCCCAGCGCGTCCTTGCGGCGACGCTCACCGACCCCCGCCTCGACGAACTTCTCACGGAGGCGCGCACCGAGTACGCGCACCGCCGGGGCCGCCGTCCGCGAGGCCCTCCGGCAGGCCAGCGCCTCCCAGCAGACCGGCCTGTTCGTCCCCGAGTACGACACCGACGGTCTGCACGTCTGGGTCACGCTCCCCGGTGGTTGTGA
- a CDS encoding ATP-binding cassette domain-containing protein produces MPARPHERTGPAAAGGPQRAGAPVTCQDVSVLFGDFRALDGVSGTFTPGKVHAIVGQNGAGKTTFARVLAGLVEPSGGTVQVGEHLLAGGNVAESRRQGVELVHQHFALPSDFTVAQALELFNDEHRPLGGFSRAGLHRRARTLLEDGGAAVAPDALIGRLPIETMQAVEIARALASAPRVLVLDEPTAVLPPPAMRGLFDRLRDLAVAGLCVIVVLHKLDEVFAVADTVTALRAGRLVLEPTPIGDLEPADVSRAIIGDASVKEVPAVAKPAPDAPVVLSTTRLTSRSGSHDAAATDVSLEVRAGEIVGIAGVEGNGQRSLVEALVGMAPLRGGTVSLAGSDISGASVRRRRDRGLRIIPFERNVEGVSLSSALWENHAAPRHAGDGLMLDPRALRERCREALDRWRVAYRTETQRAGDLSGGNVQKTVLAREITGDVRVLIAAHPTRGLDIAAAGDVRAALVDAAASGAAVLIVSADLEEMFEVCHRVLVMFAGRVVAEFDRPFDLDRVGGAMVRGEAA; encoded by the coding sequence ATGCCAGCCCGACCACACGAGAGAACCGGACCCGCCGCGGCGGGCGGTCCGCAACGCGCCGGAGCACCCGTCACCTGCCAGGACGTCTCGGTACTTTTCGGTGACTTCCGTGCCCTCGACGGAGTCAGCGGGACCTTCACACCGGGCAAGGTGCACGCCATCGTCGGCCAGAACGGCGCCGGCAAGACCACCTTCGCGCGGGTGCTGGCCGGGCTGGTCGAACCCTCCGGTGGCACCGTCCAGGTGGGAGAGCACCTGCTCGCCGGAGGGAACGTCGCCGAGTCACGCAGACAGGGCGTGGAGCTGGTCCATCAGCACTTCGCGCTGCCCTCGGACTTCACCGTCGCCCAGGCACTGGAACTGTTCAACGACGAGCACCGCCCCCTCGGCGGCTTCTCCAGGGCAGGGTTGCACCGCAGGGCGCGGACACTCCTGGAGGACGGGGGAGCCGCCGTCGCCCCGGACGCACTGATCGGCAGGCTGCCGATCGAGACGATGCAGGCGGTCGAGATCGCCCGCGCCCTCGCCTCCGCCCCCCGCGTGCTCGTCCTGGACGAACCCACGGCGGTTCTGCCGCCGCCCGCGATGCGCGGGCTGTTCGACCGGCTGCGCGACCTGGCCGTCGCGGGCCTGTGCGTGATCGTGGTGCTGCACAAGCTGGACGAGGTGTTCGCGGTCGCCGACACCGTCACCGCGCTGCGGGCCGGCAGGCTCGTCCTGGAGCCGACGCCCATCGGTGACCTGGAGCCGGCTGACGTCTCGCGGGCCATCATCGGCGACGCATCGGTCAAGGAGGTGCCGGCGGTCGCGAAGCCCGCGCCGGATGCTCCGGTGGTGCTGAGCACGACCCGGCTGACCTCGCGGTCCGGGTCGCACGACGCGGCCGCGACCGACGTGTCGCTGGAGGTACGCGCGGGCGAGATCGTGGGGATCGCCGGCGTCGAGGGCAACGGGCAGCGCAGCCTCGTCGAGGCGCTCGTCGGGATGGCGCCGCTGCGCGGCGGGACGGTGTCCCTGGCCGGCTCCGACATCTCGGGGGCCTCGGTACGGCGGCGCCGCGACCGCGGCCTGCGCATCATCCCTTTCGAACGCAACGTGGAAGGGGTCAGCCTCAGCAGCGCCCTGTGGGAGAACCACGCCGCCCCGCGGCACGCCGGGGACGGGTTGATGCTCGATCCGAGAGCCCTGCGGGAACGGTGCCGGGAGGCGCTGGACCGCTGGCGGGTCGCCTACCGGACCGAGACCCAGCGGGCCGGAGACCTGTCCGGCGGCAACGTCCAGAAGACCGTCCTGGCGCGCGAGATCACCGGTGACGTGCGGGTTCTCATCGCCGCGCACCCGACACGCGGGCTGGACATCGCCGCGGCCGGTGACGTGCGGGCGGCGCTGGTGGACGCCGCGGCGTCCGGCGCCGCCGTCCTCATCGTCAGCGCGGACCTGGAGGAGATGTTCGAGGTGTGTCACCGCGTACTGGTGATGTTCGCCGGGCGCGTGGTGGCCGAGTTCGACCGGCCGTTCGATCTGGATCGAGTGGGCGGCGCCATGGTGAGGGGTGAGGCCGCGTGA
- a CDS encoding ABC transporter permease, which yields MRFRPRPAAARPVAVIGVSLLLVLGIFAVSGYDVEAIIAGTVDGSVGSPAAWTQTIRWAIPLLIIALGVGLAFQAGYFNIGAQGQMYVGAIGSLALGLVWRDGPALVVLPCAFAVGIALGALWSLLPGLLRTRLGADEVVTSLMMNFIAVLVLEWVCTGPLKSRDGTGQAATTDRLPEAFRLSDGSGVSPALLILCALLVAGAVVLTGRTRLGLEIRLVGRNPVMAQWMGIRASRVGLVVFALSGAAAGLAGAVEAYGPSGSLRVGFSPMVGFMAVIVALVGTFGPLRTLLAAVFFGALRAATIYLPVVSDLPQAGLDMLNGMVALWITVSTVPALLRRRRTRAAARAGDPPGGPAHRDQEVVNSRG from the coding sequence GTGAGGTTTCGGCCAAGGCCGGCCGCGGCCCGGCCCGTCGCGGTCATCGGTGTGTCCCTGCTGCTGGTCCTCGGCATCTTCGCCGTGTCCGGCTATGACGTGGAGGCGATCATCGCGGGAACGGTCGACGGCAGCGTCGGCTCGCCGGCCGCATGGACGCAGACGATCCGCTGGGCCATTCCCCTGCTCATCATCGCGCTCGGAGTCGGGCTCGCCTTCCAGGCCGGCTACTTCAACATCGGCGCCCAGGGACAGATGTACGTCGGGGCGATCGGCTCGCTGGCCCTCGGCCTGGTGTGGCGGGACGGTCCCGCGCTCGTGGTGCTCCCGTGCGCCTTCGCGGTCGGGATCGCGCTCGGGGCGCTGTGGTCGCTGTTGCCCGGGCTGCTGCGGACGCGGCTCGGCGCCGACGAGGTCGTCACCAGCCTGATGATGAACTTCATCGCCGTGCTGGTCCTGGAGTGGGTCTGCACCGGCCCGCTGAAGAGCCGCGACGGCACGGGCCAGGCGGCCACGACCGATCGGCTGCCGGAGGCCTTCCGGCTCAGCGACGGCAGCGGAGTCTCGCCCGCCCTGCTGATCCTGTGCGCCCTCCTCGTGGCGGGCGCCGTGGTCCTGACCGGCCGCACGCGGCTGGGCCTGGAGATCCGCCTCGTGGGACGCAACCCGGTGATGGCGCAGTGGATGGGAATCCGTGCCTCCCGGGTCGGCCTGGTGGTCTTCGCACTGAGCGGTGCGGCGGCCGGGCTCGCGGGCGCCGTCGAGGCCTACGGCCCGTCGGGCAGCCTGCGGGTCGGGTTCTCGCCGATGGTCGGCTTCATGGCGGTCATCGTGGCGCTGGTCGGCACGTTCGGTCCGCTCCGCACGCTGCTGGCCGCGGTGTTCTTCGGTGCGCTGCGCGCCGCCACGATCTACCTGCCGGTCGTGAGCGACCTGCCGCAGGCGGGTCTCGACATGCTCAACGGGATGGTCGCCTTGTGGATCACGGTCTCCACGGTGCCCGCCCTGCTGAGACGCCGGCGAACGCGGGCCGCGGCCCGGGCCGGCGATCCGCCGGGTGGGCCCGCCCACCGCGATCAGGAGGTGGTGAACTCCCGTGGTTGA
- a CDS encoding SUKH-3 domain-containing protein, which translates to MLLGASGWFLGRKVEVAPAVEAWNEIGCPPSRAALEFVSEFDGLSLRYPRRIAAQGFHDLLLNATAAAHAVHRDRVREYEQRTGLSLCPVGIAASNHWFLLMSPSGSVFGGMDQFLSLCGESGREAIWNICQHLAPIKFIE; encoded by the coding sequence ATGCTCCTGGGAGCGTCTGGCTGGTTTCTCGGCAGAAAAGTGGAGGTTGCTCCAGCCGTAGAGGCTTGGAATGAAATTGGATGCCCTCCTTCGAGGGCCGCCCTGGAATTTGTATCCGAGTTTGATGGGCTGTCCCTTCGGTATCCGCGTAGAATTGCGGCGCAGGGGTTTCATGATCTACTACTCAACGCAACGGCGGCTGCGCATGCAGTTCATAGGGACCGAGTGCGCGAGTACGAGCAGCGAACGGGGCTGTCGTTGTGTCCCGTAGGGATTGCGGCATCCAATCACTGGTTCTTGTTGATGTCCCCGTCAGGGTCAGTTTTCGGTGGAATGGATCAGTTTTTGTCTCTCTGTGGAGAAAGTGGACGCGAAGCGATTTGGAACATTTGCCAGCATCTTGCGCCTATTAAATTTATCGAATAA
- a CDS encoding IS5 family transposase (programmed frameshift): MRRHELTDAAWRRIEPLLPAQPARGGRWADHRTVLNGILWKLATGAPWRDLPERYGNWKTVYERYRRWAADGTFDAILTHVQVHDDSVGRIDWTVSFDSTIVRAHQHAAGARKKGNRAGRTRHRGGSQALGRSRGGLTTKVHLAVDGRGMPLSIVVTAGNVNDCTAFPDVLAGIWVPRPAWGRPRCRPDRVIADKAYSSAAIRRTQRQRGIAATIPERVDQQAGRVRRGPRGGRPPRFDPALYKRRNVVERCIGRLKQWRGIATRFDELARNYRAAIVLVTALLWINT; this comes from the exons GTGCGACGGCATGAGTTGACCGATGCGGCGTGGCGGCGGATCGAGCCGCTTTTGCCCGCGCAGCCCGCTCGGGGCGGGCGGTGGGCCGATCACCGCACGGTGTTGAACGGGATCTTGTGGAAGCTGGCCACCGGTGCTCCGTGGCGGGACCTGCCGGAGCGGTACGGCAACTGGAAGACCGTCTATGAGCGGTACCGGCGGTGGGCCGCCGACGGCACCTTCGATGCGATCTTGACCCACGTGCAGGTCCACGACGACTCGGTCGGGCGGATCGACTGGACCGTCAGCTTCGACTCCACCATCGTGCGCGCCCATCAGCACGCCGCTGGAGCCCGCAAAAAGGGGAACCGGGCGGGACGAACCCGACATCGAGGAG GCAGTCAGGCGCTCGGGCGGTCCCGGGGCGGGTTGACCACCAAGGTCCACCTGGCCGTCGACGGGCGCGGAATGCCGCTGTCGATCGTGGTCACCGCCGGCAACGTCAACGACTGCACCGCCTTCCCCGACGTCCTCGCCGGGATCTGGGTGCCGCGACCTGCGTGGGGGCGGCCGCGGTGCCGGCCGGACCGGGTGATCGCCGACAAGGCCTACAGTTCGGCGGCGATCCGCCGGACCCAGCGCCAGCGGGGCATCGCCGCCACCATTCCCGAACGCGTCGACCAGCAGGCCGGGCGCGTACGCCGCGGCCCACGAGGCGGGCGGCCGCCAAGGTTCGACCCAGCCCTCTACAAGCGCCGCAACGTGGTCGAACGCTGCATCGGCCGCCTCAAGCAATGGCGCGGCATCGCCACCCGGTTCGACGAACTCGCCCGCAACTACCGCGCAGCGATCGTCCTGGTCACAGCCCTGCTCTGGATCAACACATGA
- a CDS encoding helix-turn-helix domain-containing protein — protein MRKDAVPNTFLVSGIWPDGELSIDAPLAAHYGRHVAQTLKRLKNERGLGQRGLAELSGVHHNTVGRVLRGEVYPDLATLARLEQALDVSLYPTGLHRRIHRPRTSGSG, from the coding sequence TTGAGGAAAGACGCGGTCCCTAACACCTTCCTGGTCTCAGGAATTTGGCCGGACGGGGAACTTTCGATCGACGCGCCGCTCGCGGCGCACTACGGCCGGCACGTCGCCCAGACCCTCAAGCGACTGAAGAACGAACGCGGGCTCGGCCAGCGCGGACTGGCCGAGCTGTCGGGCGTCCATCACAACACCGTCGGCCGTGTCCTGCGCGGCGAGGTCTATCCGGATCTGGCGACGTTGGCCCGCCTGGAGCAGGCTCTGGACGTCAGCCTCTACCCGACCGGTCTGCATCGCCGGATCCACCGGCCTCGAACTTCAGGCTCGGGCTGA
- a CDS encoding NucA/NucB deoxyribonuclease domain-containing protein, whose translation MGTGASASPPKPPSVAPSPPRLSTAPAEGVQRHWREQPQPDESRSCATVKQRAAAAGRSKSSDSLISCADFVTMSTNADIGLDPDTGDDPLPAGCGQAIGSKIVERGIDCQRGAILYELWTKPKPPEVPKLVGTATIMVDSVDKLGWKAPNFNRTVKVKMVAATGRALSGIKIGADVKCFGSGCTLDYVSTGAVKDLAPAVPLDGFAQFHSSPPASSDPTAALAHYMRTTISIRHVNVDEPNPLEESHESELVRCDKRPPSPDPDTPNDAGGCVFPDLAPTYTLSKTTGTATKTAAHIERAQAATLNHWGRYTGAATDKPLTRLVDETLAEKNRTAACAAAPSPRPTGMDCDEYPFAATYQGAALEGKGDFHWELIDRSDNRAEGAYRKQWYLENRVIDEDPFWVKIVP comes from the coding sequence ATGGGCACCGGCGCATCCGCTTCACCGCCGAAGCCCCCATCGGTCGCCCCTTCGCCGCCGCGCCTGTCCACCGCCCCCGCCGAAGGCGTGCAGCGGCATTGGCGTGAGCAGCCCCAGCCTGATGAGTCGCGCAGCTGCGCCACGGTCAAACAGCGCGCCGCTGCCGCCGGCCGCAGCAAGAGCTCCGACTCTCTCATCAGCTGCGCCGACTTCGTCACCATGTCAACCAACGCCGATATCGGCCTCGACCCCGACACCGGCGACGACCCGCTCCCTGCGGGGTGCGGCCAGGCCATCGGCTCCAAGATCGTCGAGCGGGGCATCGACTGTCAGCGGGGCGCGATCCTCTACGAGCTGTGGACCAAGCCCAAGCCGCCGGAGGTTCCCAAGCTCGTAGGGACCGCCACGATCATGGTGGACAGTGTGGACAAACTCGGGTGGAAGGCCCCGAACTTCAACCGCACCGTCAAGGTCAAGATGGTGGCAGCGACCGGACGCGCCCTGTCCGGAATCAAGATCGGGGCCGACGTGAAATGCTTCGGCTCCGGCTGCACACTGGACTACGTATCAACTGGTGCCGTGAAAGACCTGGCGCCGGCCGTGCCGCTGGACGGCTTCGCGCAGTTCCACTCCTCACCACCCGCCAGCAGCGACCCGACGGCTGCGCTGGCGCACTACATGAGGACCACGATCAGCATCCGGCACGTCAACGTGGACGAACCCAATCCCCTTGAGGAATCACACGAGTCTGAATTGGTCCGGTGCGACAAGCGGCCGCCCAGCCCAGACCCTGACACGCCCAACGATGCGGGAGGCTGCGTCTTCCCCGACCTGGCCCCCACCTACACCCTGTCCAAGACCACCGGCACGGCGACCAAAACCGCCGCCCACATCGAACGCGCCCAAGCGGCCACCCTCAACCACTGGGGCCGCTACACCGGCGCAGCGACCGACAAGCCGCTCACCCGCCTCGTCGACGAAACACTTGCCGAAAAGAACCGCACAGCCGCCTGCGCGGCCGCGCCGAGCCCGCGGCCGACCGGCATGGACTGCGATGAATACCCCTTCGCCGCCACCTACCAGGGCGCTGCGCTGGAAGGCAAGGGAGACTTCCACTGGGAGCTGATCGACCGAAGCGACAACCGTGCAGAAGGTGCGTACCGTAAGCAGTGGTACCTCGAGAACCGGGTGATCGACGAAGACCCATTCTGGGTGAAGATCGTTCCGTGA
- a CDS encoding BMP family ABC transporter substrate-binding protein — protein sequence MRLGTGPLNRRRFLVAASLASALALTGCGTGDQRKGGDEKSVALVTPQKAGDGGPTDNLIAGLNTLKAAGYTTRHVAAPDPSSHESTLRSLAQSGTPVIVVSFSDFTQVLKTVAPDFPKTRFVHIYSDPYKPELPNVQTVSFDTQGPSYLAGVLAATVSKTGVVGFIGGTAIPSLNADYHAFEAGAKATRAGIAVKSAFVGSFGDPVKGQQIAQTMFNNKVDVVLAYAGGSSVGVVKAADQAKAFVIYDNAESAQTATSVIAVASQHYGATMAKRVLTIADGTWKPGGSEAGLADDGTFLERAKMFRPGAGAPDLDSAFQKVGETKQKIIDGSVDVPVNTGNV from the coding sequence ATGCGTCTCGGAACAGGGCCGCTGAACCGCCGTCGTTTCCTCGTCGCCGCGAGCCTGGCATCGGCTCTCGCGCTCACCGGATGCGGGACCGGAGACCAGCGGAAAGGCGGAGACGAGAAGTCGGTGGCGCTCGTCACCCCGCAGAAGGCCGGGGACGGAGGGCCGACCGACAACCTGATCGCCGGGCTGAACACGCTGAAGGCGGCCGGCTACACCACCCGCCACGTGGCCGCACCCGACCCCTCATCGCACGAGTCGACGCTGCGCAGCCTCGCCCAGTCGGGGACGCCGGTGATCGTCGTGTCGTTCTCGGACTTCACGCAGGTACTCAAGACCGTGGCGCCCGACTTCCCCAAGACCAGGTTCGTGCACATCTACTCCGACCCGTACAAGCCCGAGCTGCCGAACGTCCAGACGGTCTCGTTCGACACGCAGGGCCCCTCGTACCTGGCCGGCGTGCTGGCCGCCACCGTGTCGAAGACGGGAGTCGTGGGCTTCATCGGCGGAACCGCGATCCCCTCGCTGAACGCCGACTATCACGCCTTCGAGGCGGGGGCGAAGGCCACCCGCGCCGGCATCGCCGTCAAGAGCGCGTTCGTCGGGTCGTTCGGCGACCCGGTGAAGGGCCAGCAGATCGCCCAGACCATGTTCAACAACAAGGTCGACGTGGTCCTCGCCTACGCGGGCGGCTCCTCGGTCGGCGTCGTGAAGGCCGCCGACCAGGCCAAGGCCTTCGTCATCTACGACAACGCGGAAAGCGCCCAGACCGCCACCAGCGTGATCGCGGTCGCGTCGCAGCACTACGGCGCCACCATGGCCAAGCGGGTGCTCACCATCGCCGACGGGACCTGGAAGCCCGGTGGCAGCGAGGCGGGTCTCGCCGACGACGGCACCTTCCTGGAACGCGCCAAGATGTTCCGGCCCGGCGCCGGGGCGCCGGACCTGGACTCGGCGTTCCAGAAGGTCGGCGAGACCAAGCAGAAGATCATCGACGGTTCCGTCGATGTGCCCGTCAACACCGGCAACGTGTGA